One genomic region from Anopheles bellator chromosome 2, idAnoBellAS_SP24_06.2, whole genome shotgun sequence encodes:
- the LOC131209982 gene encoding ribonuclease P protein subunit p14, producing MSEYFYFDVELKFARDPDQLLPIYVKASVEQSLQKVFGEIGGQTVVDLLKFDALRRRIILRVPKNFYVKLRAALTLIGEFQGVPCHFLVRKATPLLLTLVETHLQF from the exons ATGAGCGAATACTTTTACTTTGACGTAGAACT CAAATTTGCTCGAGATCCGGACCAACTATTGCCGATTTACGTGAAGGCGAGCGTGGAACAGTCGCTGCAGAAAGTGTTTGGCGAAATCGGTGGCCAGACCGTGGTAGATTTGCTAAAGTTTGACGCCCTGCGACGGCGGATTATCTTGCGGGTGCCGAAGAACTTTTATGTCAAGCTGCGCGCAGCTCTTACACTGATTGGCGAATTTCAGGGCGTACCTTGCCATTTCCTGGTGCGAAAGGCCACTCCGTTGCTGCTGACGCTCGTGGAAACACATTTGCAGTTCTAA
- the LOC131209981 gene encoding mitochondrial intermembrane space import and assembly protein 40-B: MSICKSYGKDKVIFATKEDHAVPSKIELPESEPRPGLILESGDINWNCPCLGGMAIGPCGVEFREAFSCFHYSQAEPKGSDCYEAFSTMNECMRNYPGVYKQNLNGEEDEDASGVAGMTEKSSDDNQSNEDSGAVEAVKNTVATKAN, from the exons ATGTCGATTTGCAAGAGCTACGGGAAAGATAAGGTCATTTTCGCCACCAAGGAAGACCACGCGGTGCCCAGCAAGATCGAGCTGCCGGAGTCGGAACCGCGGCCTGGTCTGATTTTGGAAAGTGGCGACATCAATTGGAACTGTCCCTGTCTAGGCGGAATGGCGATCGGTCCGTGCGGGGTCGAATTCCGAGAAGCCTTTTCCTGCTTCCACTACAG TCAAGCAGAGCCGAAAGGTTCCGACTGCTACGAAGCATTCAGCACGATGAACGAGTGTATGCGAAATTACCCGGGcgtttacaaacaaaacctCAACGGGGAAGAGGATGAGGACGCCAGCGGCGTGGCCGGAATGACGGAAAAATCGTCCGACGATAACCAATCGAACGAGGACAGTGGGGCGGTGGAAGCCGTTAAAAATACCGTAGCTACGAAGGCGAACTAG
- the LOC131210780 gene encoding SAYSvFN domain-containing protein 1: MESKLEGYRKTKRRQALVNDFKDIIYNMVSFQQVRVEEKSTHVIIEADAQPTKEESPKESLRAQDMRSKRIPATPEPVDSDSDQQVETPPEEEESPPRPRSLLTYLTYLVYFLFWVTLYAIAIELRFGVVFLMLSALLGIYFNTRTKKSPGEISAYSVFNKNCEAIDGTLKAEQFEREIGIRH, translated from the exons ATGGAATCAAAATTGGAAGGCTAtagaaaaaccaaacgacgTCAAGCGCTCGTGAACGATTTTAAGGATATCATCTACAATATGGTATCTTTCCAGCAAGTGCGCGTTGAGGAGAAATCGACGCACGTAATTATCGAAGCAGAT GCTCAGCCCACCAAGGAAGAAAGCCCGAAAGAGTCACTCCGCGCGCAGGATATGCGATCAAAACGAATTCCGGCTACCCCTGAGCCAGTcgactccgattccgatcaACAGGTCGAAACGCCACCGGAGGAGGAAGAATCACCGCCTAGGCCACGATCTCTATTAACGTACCTCACGTATCTGGtgtattttctgttttgggtCACACTTTACGCCATTGCGATCGAGCTACGTTTCGGGGTGGTATTTCTAATGCTGTCGGCGCTTCTAGGCATCTACTTCAATACGCGCACGAAAAAGAGTCCGGGTGAAATAAGTGCATACAGCGTGTTTAACAAGAACTGCGAAGCAATCGACGGAACACTGAAGGCTGAACAATTCGAACGAGAAATAGGCATAAGACATTGA